In Carya illinoinensis cultivar Pawnee chromosome 9, C.illinoinensisPawnee_v1, whole genome shotgun sequence, the following are encoded in one genomic region:
- the LOC122276113 gene encoding WD repeat-containing protein LWD1-like, whose translation MQSPVERKPGVYTYVAQWPICTLAWSVRHDKNSRLAIGSYLEDYSNKVELVQFNHATSDFTTDSRLVFDHPYAATNLMFFPSEDTMHPDIIATSGDYLRLWQIHDDRIELKALLNSNKSSEFNSAITSFDWIECDTRRVATSSVDTTCIIWDIEKEVVDTQLVAHDKEVYDISWGGFNVFASVSGDGSVRVFDLRDKERSTIIYENPMRDCPLLRLEWNKADPRFMATVGMDSNKVVILDIRFPTTPLTELSKHRGSVNAIAWAPRSGRQLCSAGDDSRALIWEVGETDFRSEANGDVEPAVWYGSTAEINQVRWSPMELDWIAIAFSKKLQVLKV comes from the coding sequence ATGCAAAGCCCAGTAGAGAGAAAACCAGGGGTTTACACCTACGTCGCTCAATGGCCAATCTGCACACTAGCTTGGTCGGTCCGCCATGACAAGAACTCTCGCCTCGCCATAGGAAGCTACCTCGAAGACTACAGCAACAAGGTGGAACTGGTCCAGTTCAACCATGCTACCTCTGATTTCACCACCGACAGCCGCCTTGTCTTCGACCACCCATATGCGGCCACAAACCTCATGTTCTTCCCCTCCGAGGACACCATGCATCCCGACATCATAGCCACATCCGGGGACTATCTGCGGCTGTGGCAAATCCACGACGACCGCATCGAGCTCAAGGCTCTCCTCAACAGCAACAAGAGCAGTGAATTCAATTCTGCCATTACTTCTTTCGATTGGATCGAATGCGATACGCGTCGTGTGGCTACGTCTAGTGTGGACACAACCTGCATTATTTGGGACATAGAGAAGGAAGTTGTGGATACCCAGTTAGTAGCACACGACAAAGAAGTATACGATATTTCATGGGGTGGGTTCAACGTCTTTGCTTCTGTTTCTGGAGATGGTTCAGTCAGAGTATTCGATTTAAGAGACAAAGAAAGATCCACCATAATTTATGAAAATCCTATGAGGGACTGTCCATTATTGAGGTTAGAGTGGAACAAGGCTGACCCAAGATTCATGGCCACGGTTGGGATGGACAGTAACAAGGTTGTAATATTGGACATTAGGTTTCCGACAACTCCATTGACCGAGCTGAGCAAGCACAGGGGCAGCGTAAATGCTATAGCATGGGCCCCACGAAGCGGACGGCAACTATGCTCTGCTGGGGACGATTCGAGGGCTTTGATATGGGAAGTGGGGGAGACGGATTTTCGATCAGAAGCTAACGGTGATGTGGAGCCAGCAGTATGGTATGGTTCAACAGCCGAGATCAATCAAGTACGTTGGTCGCCTATGGAGTTGGATTGGATTGCTATTGCGTTCTCAAAGAAGCTGCAGGTCTTGAAGGTTTAG
- the LOC122276112 gene encoding vacuolar protein sorting-associated protein 55 homolog: MFSASILLQILACAIYNNWWPMLSALMYVLVPMPCLFFGGGSTQFLTSQDSGGWINAAKFFTGASAVGSLAIPIILRHAEMIQTGAMLIEFTSFFIFVCTVLCFHRASLEDDW; this comes from the exons ATGTTTTCAGCTAGCATCTTACTACAGATCCTG GCTTGTGCAATATACAACAATTGGTGGCCCATGTTATCAG CTCTAATGTACGTGCTGGTACCTATGCCTTGCTTATTTTTCGGAGGTGGTTCAACTCAGTTTCTGACTAGTCAGGACAGTGGGGG TTGGATAAATGCTGCAAAGTTTTTTACAGGAGCTTCAGCTGTGGGGAGCTTGGCCATTCCTATAATCCTTAGGCATGCTGAAATGATCCAGACAGGAGCCATGCTTATCGAGTTCACATCCTTCTTCATATTTGTTTGCACTGTCCTGTGTTTCCACCGTGCTAGCCTAGAGGACGATTGGTGA